The following are encoded in a window of Penaeus monodon isolate SGIC_2016 unplaced genomic scaffold, NSTDA_Pmon_1 PmonScaffold_6989, whole genome shotgun sequence genomic DNA:
- the LOC119571580 gene encoding uncharacterized protein LOC119571580, whose translation MKALVILVAVSCCSAQLVLPYAAPWVLPQAKLITTPEIKTDLKTVPLVSPYAHPFGHPFVASPYAFPHAAYPYSAYPYSAYPYILNADDTLKATEFPYIYQKDEQEPAVEEARRRRRDVKIPLPYLHAVPTVTKHTVETKQFEPIDANTPADTTKIELTTKEHEISVPAVKYVQPVVNVKPVTYTALSHAVLPYAHGLPYAHALPYAHYPGLFGAPVIKLDEE comes from the exons ATGAAGGCTCTG GTGATTCTGGTCGCTGTATCCTGTTGCTCAGCACAGCTGGTGCTGCCGTACGCGGCGCCCTGGGTGCTGCCTCAAGCGAAGCTGATCACTACCCCTGAGATCAAGACCGATCTCAAGACCGTTCCTTTGGTCTCCCCTTACGCCCACCCCTTCGGACATCCATTCGTGGCTTCCCCTTATGCCTTCCCCCACGCTGCCTACCCCTACTCTGCCTACCCCTACTCTGCCTACCCCTACATCCTCAACGCCGATGATACTCTCAAGGCCACCGAATTCCCATACATTTACCAAAAGGACGAACAGGAGCCAGCTGTAGAAGAAGCACGTCGTCGTCGTCGCGACGTCAAGATCCCCCTCCCGTACCTCCACGCCGTGCCCACCGTCACCAAGCACACTGTGGAGACCAAGCAGTTCGAGCCAATCGACGCCAACACCCCCGCCGACACCACCAAGATCGAGCTCACCACTAAGGAGCACGAGATCTCCGTGCCCGCCGTCAAGTACGTGCAGCCCGTGGTCAACGTCAAGCCCGTCACCTACACTGCTCTCTCCCATGCCGTCCTTCCCTATGCCCATGGCCTTCCCTACGCCCACGCTCTTCCATACGCCCACTATCCTGGCCTCTTCGGCGCCCCCGTCATCAAGCTTGACGAGGAGTAA